In Deinococcus proteolyticus MRP, a single genomic region encodes these proteins:
- a CDS encoding ribose-phosphate diphosphokinase, with amino-acid sequence MSERQPSPTPDHAPDLSSRRAPLLVFSGQSNKPLAEAICQNLGIPLGLSRTEKFTNDNLIVRYEESLREGDVFIVQTFSTPVSDSIMELLMMIDAAKSASAGRVTAVIPYYSYARSDKKDSPRISIAGRLVADLLQEAGADRVLTMTLHAPQVHGFFKVPVDHLSADSVLSQHFRSCIDDPHEAVVLAPDAGSIKRAAGIAHRLDAGLAMVDKQRISDTEVSPRALIGDVKGRTVFIVDDEVSTAGSLIETVGIARSMGAKDVYVGVTHGVYTGPAIERIAQLDVTQVASTNTVLVSEEKIKAAGGKLAVLDVAPHFANAIRNIHTGESVSTLFS; translated from the coding sequence GTGAGTGAACGCCAACCGTCCCCCACCCCTGACCATGCTCCCGACCTGAGCAGCCGCCGTGCGCCCTTGCTGGTGTTTTCCGGTCAGAGCAACAAGCCGCTGGCGGAAGCTATCTGCCAGAACCTGGGGATTCCGCTGGGCCTGAGCCGCACCGAGAAGTTCACCAACGACAACCTCATCGTCCGCTACGAGGAGTCGCTGCGTGAAGGGGACGTGTTCATCGTGCAGACCTTCTCGACTCCGGTGAGCGATTCCATCATGGAACTGCTGATGATGATTGACGCCGCCAAGAGTGCCAGTGCCGGTCGCGTCACGGCCGTGATTCCTTACTACTCGTACGCCCGCAGCGACAAGAAAGACAGCCCCCGCATCTCCATTGCGGGGCGGCTGGTGGCGGACCTGCTCCAGGAAGCCGGCGCTGACCGCGTGCTTACCATGACCCTGCACGCCCCACAGGTTCACGGCTTTTTCAAGGTGCCGGTAGACCACCTCTCGGCCGATTCGGTACTCAGCCAGCACTTCCGTTCCTGCATAGATGACCCCCACGAAGCCGTGGTGCTGGCCCCCGACGCCGGCAGCATCAAGCGCGCCGCCGGGATCGCCCACCGCCTGGACGCCGGGCTGGCGATGGTGGACAAGCAGCGCATCAGCGACACCGAAGTGAGCCCCCGCGCTCTGATCGGTGACGTGAAGGGCCGCACCGTATTCATCGTGGACGACGAGGTCAGCACCGCCGGCAGCCTGATCGAAACGGTAGGCATTGCCCGCAGCATGGGTGCCAAGGACGTCTACGTGGGCGTGACCCACGGCGTGTACACCGGGCCTGCCATCGAGCGTATCGCTCAGCTGGACGTGACCCAGGTGGCCAGCACCAACACCGTGCTGGTGTCCGAGGAGAAAATTAAGGCCGCCGGCGGCAAACTGGCCGTGCTGGATGTGGCGCCCCACTTCGCCAACGCCATTCGCAACATCCACACCGGCGAAAGCGTCTCGACCCTGTTCAGCTGA
- a CDS encoding Rieske 2Fe-2S domain-containing protein, producing MSRICAGRAEEWNDNEQREVQLDGQSVVVVRYEGQFYALRNLCTHKDVPLLGGEVSDGKITCTKHGGRFELATGRARALPAVKPVTVFRTVVEEGEVFVESLEGA from the coding sequence ATGAGCCGAATCTGTGCCGGACGTGCCGAAGAGTGGAACGACAATGAGCAGCGAGAGGTTCAGCTGGACGGCCAAAGTGTGGTGGTGGTCCGTTACGAGGGCCAGTTCTATGCGCTGCGCAATCTCTGTACCCACAAGGACGTTCCGCTGCTGGGCGGCGAAGTATCCGACGGCAAAATCACCTGTACCAAACATGGTGGCCGCTTTGAGCTGGCCACCGGCCGGGCCAGAGCCCTTCCGGCGGTCAAGCCGGTCACGGTGTTTAGAACTGTCGTAGAGGAGGGCGAAGTCTTCGTCGAAAGCCTGGAAGGCGCTTGA
- a CDS encoding M20/M25/M40 family metallo-hydrolase: MTITSSDVSDADAPAADGSHDWAPRARFWLDRLLSWPSEGGTAGEQTLALKLADELARLPYFTAHPQQLWRQPAWPGGPENLFALARGQGRQTVVLSGHFDTVTSHNYGPLAPLANRPEELRSALLRSLHAAEAPGPSLQRALHDLEGGEFLPGRGALDMKSGLAAGLAVLEAWLAQPEDERQGNLLIMFSPDEEDSSRGARAARTELLSAAHHWGLDIAAGINLDATSDQGDGSAGRAIYLGTVGKLLPVVCFVGRDTHAGFPFEGVSAHAMNAELLRRLELNPAHADAAHGEAAPPPVCLEARDFRAQYDVTTPQRVWSAYNVLSHARTPQQVLELMLSETQAAMQAVLERHRAFAAEAGQAFADAQPQVMTLGELREEVLAAQPQHERDYTALLSELVAETNPLRASQRVMHWLLDRSERRGPLAVVGFGSLHYPHTHLSRHGAAGERLQAAVQAVAAQHSLQMRHYFAGISDMSFIGTPLDPGTLTELQRQLAAPTPNFCDDPHTAHLSFPTVNLGPWGRDYHQWLERVHLPYAVQGLPAAVWDLTARLLKSDA, translated from the coding sequence GTGACTATCACTTCATCTGACGTTTCTGATGCGGACGCCCCGGCAGCAGACGGTTCTCACGACTGGGCTCCGCGTGCCCGCTTCTGGCTGGACCGCCTGCTGAGCTGGCCTTCGGAAGGCGGCACCGCCGGCGAGCAGACGCTGGCGCTCAAGCTGGCCGACGAACTGGCGCGGCTGCCTTACTTCACCGCGCACCCGCAGCAGCTGTGGCGGCAGCCCGCCTGGCCTGGTGGGCCGGAGAACCTCTTCGCGCTGGCCCGTGGTCAGGGCCGTCAGACGGTGGTGCTCAGCGGTCATTTTGACACCGTTACCAGCCACAACTACGGCCCGCTGGCTCCGCTGGCCAACCGCCCGGAAGAACTCCGGTCAGCCCTGCTGCGCTCCCTGCACGCCGCCGAAGCTCCGGGCCCCAGCTTGCAGCGGGCCCTGCACGACCTGGAAGGCGGCGAGTTCCTGCCCGGACGCGGCGCCCTGGACATGAAATCGGGGCTGGCTGCGGGCCTGGCCGTCCTTGAAGCGTGGCTGGCGCAGCCGGAAGACGAGCGGCAGGGCAACCTGCTCATCATGTTCTCCCCCGACGAGGAAGACAGTTCGCGGGGCGCACGCGCCGCACGCACCGAACTGCTGTCCGCCGCACACCACTGGGGGCTGGATATCGCAGCCGGTATCAACCTGGACGCCACCAGCGACCAAGGCGACGGCTCGGCGGGGCGGGCCATCTATCTGGGCACGGTAGGCAAGCTGCTGCCGGTGGTGTGTTTCGTGGGACGCGACACCCACGCCGGCTTCCCGTTCGAGGGCGTCAGTGCCCACGCCATGAACGCCGAACTGCTGCGGCGTCTGGAGCTGAACCCCGCGCACGCCGACGCAGCGCACGGCGAAGCAGCGCCGCCCCCAGTCTGCCTGGAAGCCCGCGACTTCCGCGCACAGTACGACGTCACCACTCCGCAGCGGGTGTGGAGCGCCTATAACGTGCTGAGCCATGCCCGCACGCCCCAGCAGGTGCTGGAGCTGATGCTGAGTGAAACCCAGGCGGCCATGCAGGCCGTACTGGAACGGCACCGCGCCTTCGCGGCGGAGGCGGGACAGGCCTTCGCGGACGCCCAGCCACAGGTGATGACACTGGGCGAACTGCGGGAAGAAGTTCTGGCCGCCCAGCCGCAGCACGAACGCGACTACACGGCCCTGCTCAGCGAGCTGGTGGCCGAGACCAACCCCCTGCGGGCCAGTCAGCGGGTGATGCACTGGCTGCTGGACCGCAGCGAGCGGCGCGGTCCGCTGGCCGTGGTGGGCTTTGGCAGCCTCCACTACCCGCACACCCACCTCAGCCGGCACGGGGCAGCGGGCGAGCGGCTACAGGCGGCCGTGCAGGCGGTGGCCGCGCAGCACAGCCTGCAGATGCGGCACTACTTCGCCGGCATCTCCGACATGAGTTTTATCGGTACGCCGCTGGACCCCGGCACCCTGACCGAACTGCAGCGGCAACTGGCCGCGCCCACGCCCAACTTCTGCGACGACCCCCACACCGCGCACCTGAGCTTCCCCACCGTCAACCTGGGGCCGTGGGGCCGCGACTATCACCAGTGGCTGGAGCGGGTGCATCTGCCCTACGCTGTGCAGGGCCTGCCCGCTGCCGTGTGGGACCTGACTGCACGGCTGCTGAAGTCAGACGCCTGA
- a CDS encoding AMP-binding protein — protein MTLPHTHAAPEFEQQVQDWLAQYGGNEVDVAALLCDRWAAEPGRLALNYENGFGYQESLSYAALEDKSRRFAAALRALGVKKGDRVAVLLPKRPALLIAALGIFRLGAVYVPLFTAFGPDAVRVRVEDAQAHIVITDAANDPKLAGIGGIHVIRVESDNDEDELGPDHGFYASLVAHGPLQENVRVSGSDMMVLLYTSGTTGQPKGVPVLVRALASFEAYMRLALDVRDDDVFWNMADPGWAYGMYYGILGPLALGKTLLFYRAAFNPEKALDVMRRYGVTNFAAAPTAYRVIRSSGLPRPEGLRLRVASSAGEPLNPELFHWAQEFLGVELFDHFGQTEMGMAVVNHHHPGLRRTVKPGSMGQAMPGFRAVVLDEHDREVPPGTEGQLGFDRERSPLLFYSEYYQAPDRTRERLTDDGRYYRAGDTVVADEDGYFFFAGRSDDIILSAGYRIGPFEVESALVAHPDVAEAAVIGKPDELRGELVKAYVVLRPGTVPSDALGDELSSFVKTKLAAHAYPREIVFMDVLPKTPSGKVQRFLLRAES, from the coding sequence ATGACATTACCGCACACCCACGCAGCCCCCGAATTCGAGCAGCAGGTGCAGGACTGGCTGGCCCAGTACGGCGGCAACGAGGTCGATGTTGCCGCGCTGCTGTGTGACCGCTGGGCCGCCGAGCCGGGCCGGCTGGCCCTGAACTACGAGAACGGTTTCGGCTACCAAGAAAGCCTGAGCTACGCCGCGCTGGAGGACAAGTCGCGCCGCTTTGCCGCCGCGCTGCGGGCCCTGGGCGTGAAAAAAGGCGACCGGGTGGCCGTGCTGCTGCCCAAGCGCCCGGCCCTGCTGATTGCCGCACTGGGGATTTTCCGGCTGGGCGCCGTGTACGTACCGCTGTTCACTGCCTTCGGTCCCGACGCCGTGCGCGTGCGGGTAGAAGACGCCCAGGCCCACATCGTGATTACCGACGCCGCCAACGACCCCAAGCTGGCCGGCATCGGCGGAATTCATGTGATTCGGGTCGAGAGCGACAATGACGAGGACGAGCTGGGGCCTGACCACGGCTTTTACGCCAGTCTGGTGGCCCACGGGCCGCTGCAGGAAAACGTGCGGGTCAGCGGAAGCGACATGATGGTGCTGCTGTACACCTCCGGCACCACCGGGCAGCCCAAAGGAGTGCCGGTGCTGGTGCGGGCCCTGGCCTCCTTCGAGGCATACATGCGCCTGGCGCTGGACGTGCGCGACGACGACGTGTTCTGGAACATGGCCGACCCTGGCTGGGCGTACGGCATGTACTACGGCATCCTGGGTCCGCTGGCTCTGGGCAAGACACTGCTGTTTTACCGCGCCGCATTCAACCCCGAAAAGGCACTGGACGTGATGCGCCGCTACGGGGTCACCAACTTTGCGGCCGCTCCCACCGCCTACCGGGTCATTCGGTCGTCCGGCCTGCCGCGCCCCGAGGGCCTGCGGCTGCGGGTGGCCTCCAGCGCCGGCGAGCCGCTGAACCCGGAGCTGTTCCACTGGGCGCAGGAGTTCCTGGGCGTGGAGCTGTTCGACCACTTCGGCCAGACCGAGATGGGCATGGCAGTAGTGAACCATCACCATCCGGGGCTCAGGCGCACGGTCAAGCCCGGCTCGATGGGTCAGGCCATGCCCGGCTTCCGGGCCGTGGTGCTGGACGAGCACGACCGGGAAGTGCCCCCCGGCACCGAAGGCCAGCTAGGCTTCGACCGCGAGCGCTCGCCGCTGCTGTTCTACTCGGAGTACTACCAGGCTCCCGACCGCACCCGTGAGCGCCTGACGGACGACGGGCGCTACTACCGCGCCGGCGACACGGTGGTGGCCGATGAGGACGGATATTTCTTCTTCGCAGGCCGCTCGGACGACATCATTCTCAGCGCGGGCTACCGCATCGGCCCCTTTGAGGTGGAAAGTGCTCTGGTGGCCCACCCCGACGTGGCCGAGGCGGCCGTGATCGGCAAGCCCGACGAGCTGCGCGGCGAGCTGGTCAAGGCCTACGTGGTACTGCGGCCAGGCACCGTGCCCTCGGACGCCCTCGGGGACGAACTCAGCTCCTTTGTCAAGACGAAGCTGGCGGCCCACGCCTACCCGCGCGAGATTGTCTTTATGGATGTCCTGCCCAAGACACCCAGCGGCAAAGTGCAGCGGTTCTTGCTGCGCGCCGAAAGCTGA
- the dnaJ gene encoding molecular chaperone DnaJ: MDYYELLGVARDASASEIKSAYRKLALKYHPDRNKEEGASEKFAQISEAYAVLSDDDKRAHYDRFGSGPSAGGFPGGDPFGGMGGMGGMGGAGFDPMDLFEQLFGGMAGGMGARRGPPRGEDIETEARITLHQARAGEDVQVTVARLTDCEHCGGSKTEPGGKPPITCPTCQGRGAVRGQARTIFGVVETQQVCPDCRGEGKKIVEPCTVCHGRGHTLKDEEVTVKLPKGIDEGYRIRVSGKGHQGPGGNGDLYVHIELEPHEYLKREDEHLIYTAPIGYAHAVLGHEIEVPTLDGTQRVEVKPGTQHGDLYRIKGAGMPRLQGSGNGDLVVQYDIVVPRPGQLTPEARTALEAYAAAVGDDVPHKSGEGFFGRIGKLFGRD, encoded by the coding sequence ATGGACTATTACGAATTACTCGGCGTGGCGCGGGACGCCAGCGCCAGCGAAATCAAGAGTGCTTACCGCAAACTGGCGCTGAAATATCACCCCGACCGCAACAAGGAAGAGGGAGCCAGTGAGAAATTCGCGCAAATCAGCGAAGCTTACGCCGTGCTCAGCGATGATGACAAGCGTGCCCACTATGACCGCTTTGGCTCGGGTCCCTCGGCAGGGGGCTTCCCCGGCGGAGACCCGTTTGGCGGCATGGGGGGAATGGGCGGCATGGGCGGCGCCGGTTTCGACCCGATGGACCTGTTCGAGCAGCTGTTCGGGGGGATGGCGGGCGGCATGGGTGCGCGGCGCGGCCCCCCACGCGGCGAGGACATCGAAACCGAGGCCCGTATCACGCTGCACCAGGCCCGCGCTGGCGAGGACGTGCAAGTCACGGTGGCCCGCCTGACCGACTGTGAGCACTGCGGCGGCAGCAAGACCGAACCCGGCGGCAAACCCCCAATCACCTGCCCCACCTGCCAAGGGCGCGGCGCGGTGCGCGGCCAGGCCCGCACCATCTTCGGCGTGGTGGAAACCCAGCAGGTCTGCCCCGACTGCCGGGGCGAAGGCAAGAAAATTGTCGAGCCCTGCACCGTCTGCCACGGACGCGGGCACACCCTTAAGGACGAAGAGGTCACCGTCAAGCTGCCCAAAGGCATTGATGAGGGGTACCGCATCCGCGTGTCGGGCAAGGGACATCAGGGCCCCGGCGGCAACGGCGACCTGTATGTGCACATTGAGCTGGAACCGCACGAGTACCTCAAGCGTGAGGACGAGCACCTGATCTATACCGCGCCCATCGGCTACGCGCACGCCGTGCTGGGCCACGAAATCGAGGTGCCCACCCTGGACGGTACCCAGCGGGTGGAGGTCAAACCCGGCACCCAGCACGGTGACCTGTACCGTATCAAGGGCGCGGGCATGCCCCGGTTGCAGGGCTCCGGCAACGGTGACCTGGTAGTGCAGTACGACATCGTGGTGCCGCGCCCCGGCCAGCTCACCCCCGAAGCCCGCACGGCGCTGGAAGCTTACGCGGCGGCTGTGGGCGACGACGTACCCCACAAGAGCGGCGAAGGTTTCTTCGGGCGTATCGGCAAGCTGTTCGGCCGCGACTGA
- the trpS gene encoding tryptophan--tRNA ligase has translation MTEPTPTATPPARKRILTGDRPTGPLHIGHYAGSLKNRVRLQTEYDTFILIADVQAMTDNFENPQKVRDNVLQVALDYLAVGLDPQHSTFVVQSMIPEIAELTVFYLNLVTVSHLRQNPTVKTEIAQKGYGESVPAGFFVYPVSQAADITAFQASLVPVGEDQLPMIEQTREIVRRFNNLYAPVLVEPQAMVPKGTVARLPGIDGQAKMSKSLGNAVYLGDSADELAKKVRAMYTDPGHLRVEDPGKIEGNTVFSYLDAFDPNTEHVAELKAHYQRGGLGDVKVKKYLLEVLEAELGPIRERRAEFAQNMDEVERIVKAGTAKGREVAAQTMDAARKAMRLDYFQGN, from the coding sequence ATGACCGAACCTACCCCTACCGCTACCCCTCCCGCCCGCAAACGCATCCTGACAGGCGACCGCCCCACGGGGCCGCTGCACATCGGCCACTACGCCGGGTCACTCAAAAACCGGGTGCGCCTGCAAACCGAGTACGACACCTTCATCCTGATTGCCGACGTGCAGGCGATGACCGACAATTTTGAAAACCCCCAGAAGGTCCGCGACAACGTGTTGCAAGTGGCGCTGGACTACCTGGCGGTGGGCCTCGACCCGCAGCACTCGACTTTCGTGGTGCAGAGCATGATTCCCGAAATTGCCGAGCTGACGGTGTTTTATCTGAATCTGGTCACGGTGTCGCACCTGCGCCAGAACCCCACCGTCAAGACCGAAATTGCCCAAAAAGGCTACGGCGAAAGCGTGCCTGCGGGCTTTTTCGTCTATCCCGTGTCGCAGGCCGCCGACATCACCGCCTTTCAGGCCAGCCTGGTGCCGGTCGGTGAGGACCAGCTGCCGATGATTGAACAGACCCGCGAAATCGTGCGGCGCTTCAACAACCTCTACGCGCCTGTGCTGGTGGAGCCACAGGCGATGGTGCCGAAAGGGACGGTGGCCCGCCTGCCCGGCATTGACGGTCAGGCCAAGATGAGCAAGAGCCTGGGCAACGCCGTGTACCTGGGCGACAGCGCCGACGAGCTGGCGAAAAAAGTGCGGGCCATGTACACCGACCCCGGCCACCTGCGGGTGGAAGACCCCGGCAAAATCGAGGGCAACACGGTGTTCAGCTACCTCGACGCCTTTGACCCCAACACCGAGCACGTGGCCGAGCTGAAAGCCCACTACCAGCGCGGCGGCCTGGGTGACGTGAAGGTGAAAAAGTACCTGCTGGAAGTGCTGGAAGCCGAGCTTGGCCCCATCCGCGAGCGCCGCGCCGAGTTTGCCCAGAATATGGACGAGGTGGAGCGCATCGTGAAAGCGGGCACTGCCAAGGGCCGTGAGGTGGCCGCCCAGACGATGGACGCCGCCCGCAAAGCCATGCGGCTGGACTACTTTCAGGGCAACTGA
- the tdh gene encoding L-threonine 3-dehydrogenase, with product MKALSKREAKEGIWMVEAPTPTVGPNDLLIRVQHSAICGTDVHIYKWDDWAQKTIPVPMVTGHEYMGVVAGMGSEVHGFQIGERVSGEGHITCGHCRNCRAGKRHLCRNTKGVGVNRPGSFAEYVVIPAFNAFKIPDEVPDEIASIFDPLGNAVHTALSFDLVGEDVLITGAGPIGVMAAAIARHVGARNVVVTDINDYRLELAAKMGATRTVNVAQEDLWAAAKGLGMTEGFDVGLEMSGSGAAFAQMVSVMNHGGKIALLGIPSGRVDIDWNDVIFKMLTIKGIYGREMFETWYKMAALVQSGLDLSPVITHRYGIDDFQEGFDAMLSGHSGKVVLDW from the coding sequence ATGAAGGCCCTGTCCAAGCGCGAGGCCAAAGAAGGCATCTGGATGGTGGAAGCGCCCACCCCCACCGTGGGCCCGAACGACCTGCTGATCCGCGTGCAGCACTCGGCCATCTGCGGCACCGACGTACACATCTACAAGTGGGACGACTGGGCCCAGAAAACCATTCCCGTACCGATGGTCACCGGGCACGAGTACATGGGCGTGGTGGCCGGCATGGGCAGTGAGGTCCACGGCTTCCAGATAGGCGAACGGGTCAGCGGCGAGGGGCACATCACCTGCGGGCACTGCCGCAACTGCCGCGCCGGCAAGCGCCACCTGTGCCGCAACACCAAGGGCGTCGGCGTGAACCGGCCCGGTTCATTCGCCGAGTACGTCGTGATTCCGGCCTTCAACGCCTTCAAGATTCCCGACGAGGTGCCCGACGAAATCGCCAGCATTTTCGACCCGCTGGGCAACGCGGTCCACACCGCCCTCAGCTTCGACCTGGTGGGCGAAGACGTGCTGATTACCGGCGCCGGCCCCATCGGCGTGATGGCTGCCGCCATTGCCCGGCACGTGGGAGCGCGCAACGTGGTCGTGACCGACATCAACGACTACCGCCTGGAACTGGCCGCCAAGATGGGGGCCACCCGCACGGTGAATGTGGCCCAGGAAGACCTGTGGGCCGCCGCCAAGGGCCTGGGCATGACCGAGGGCTTCGACGTGGGCCTGGAGATGAGCGGTTCGGGCGCGGCCTTCGCCCAGATGGTCAGCGTGATGAACCACGGCGGCAAGATTGCGCTGCTGGGCATTCCTTCGGGGCGGGTGGATATTGACTGGAACGACGTGATTTTCAAGATGCTGACCATCAAAGGCATCTACGGCCGTGAGATGTTCGAAACCTGGTACAAGATGGCGGCACTGGTGCAAAGTGGCCTGGACCTCAGCCCCGTCATCACGCACCGCTACGGCATCGACGACTTCCAGGAGGGCTTCGACGCCATGCTGAGCGGCCACAGCGGCAAAGTGGTGCTGGACTGGTGA
- the mqnB gene encoding futalosine hydrolase: MRLLPQDVLLVVATAGEAEFFGGLGCRVVVSGVGPVAAALATAQATAARRPRLAVSAGIAGAFAPSGLRPGDLALSSRMIQADYGAELGSGPGAAFLDLPALELTVGSLPGQAAYGDFAAAGGTQALAQQLGAGYGPMLTLNTVTGSRERAEELLRRFPGALTEGMEGAGVAHAAALAGVPALELRGISNFVGPRDRSAWQIGAALQAARRGLGGLLAADWPEE; this comes from the coding sequence ATGAGGCTGCTTCCTCAGGACGTACTGCTGGTGGTCGCCACCGCCGGCGAGGCCGAATTTTTCGGTGGGCTGGGCTGCCGCGTGGTGGTCAGCGGGGTGGGGCCAGTGGCCGCCGCCCTGGCCACCGCACAGGCCACTGCGGCCAGGCGGCCCCGGCTCGCGGTCAGCGCGGGTATCGCCGGAGCCTTTGCACCCTCCGGCCTGCGCCCCGGCGACCTGGCCCTGTCCAGCCGGATGATTCAGGCCGACTACGGCGCCGAGCTGGGCAGCGGGCCGGGCGCCGCATTTCTGGACCTGCCTGCGCTGGAGCTGACCGTGGGCAGCCTCCCCGGCCAGGCCGCCTACGGGGACTTTGCCGCCGCTGGGGGCACGCAGGCGCTGGCCCAGCAGCTGGGCGCCGGCTACGGTCCGATGCTTACCCTCAACACGGTCACCGGCAGCCGGGAGCGGGCCGAGGAACTGCTGCGCCGCTTCCCAGGTGCGCTGACCGAGGGTATGGAGGGGGCCGGAGTCGCCCACGCCGCCGCCCTGGCCGGGGTGCCCGCGCTGGAGCTACGCGGCATCAGCAATTTCGTGGGGCCACGTGACCGGAGCGCTTGGCAAATCGGCGCGGCCCTGCAGGCGGCCCGGCGCGGGCTGGGCGGGCTGCTGGCAGCGGACTGGCCTGAAGAATAA